A stretch of Glandiceps talaboti chromosome 18, keGlaTala1.1, whole genome shotgun sequence DNA encodes these proteins:
- the LOC144448862 gene encoding NAD(+) hydrolase sarm1-like has translation MNIITTDGSSSSTSSFFTTTSVERSSSSSNGGHSITITERKVKLKKMASADIDKDRRAEMQREAEIQIKIVHGKGKELVYKLKLEDVNLVIEATKELYIQVDNAWLTPIYGRDMAFDLCNILRNEGGLDIVLHNCSSENNELKVNSAQLLEQVLIAENRDYVAKVGLEPVVRLACSRQELLLMQIGTGILESMFKHSEGTCSKVIELGGLKAVLYYCRLTDNVVLRHCASALANCAMYGGPINQQRMIEHHAQDWLFPLAFSKDDNIKYYACLAIALLAANKDVQKAVVKSGTLDLIEPFITSHDPAEFAKSNRDHAQGRSEDWLKRLVPLLSCERREAQSLAAFHFAMEAGIKKEQGKTQVFYDVGAIEPLQILASGNNNIASRLAIQALTIIGEHVPEKLGHNIANWAIKHVCIWLKGIGFETYIDQFSDNKVDGDLLLTMSTDELTDDIGMTNGITKRRFLRELARLKCDAQWTDYKDLSNWLKDLGHEYNQYVYNLVHCGIDMDMFCLLTEEHLRVDARISNGVHRTKILTHARPADYEKVFDSPTKSLSRNASSTMLDGKKNIDVFISYRRSTGSQLASLLKVHLQLRGFTVFIDVEKLEAGKFDNNLLSSVTNARNFVLVLSPNALDRCITDTDQKDWVHREIVTAIETKCNIVPVTWDFKWPKPDDLPEDMRQVLFFNGVKWIHDYQEACVDKLERFLRGQENVPHVDGSYLRDGFHLHGNRGSSST, from the exons ATGAATATAATAACTACAGACGGCTCCTCGAGCTCAACGTCCTCTTTCTTTACGACAACCAGCGTAGAGAGGTCATCCAGTTCCAGCAATGGTGGACACTCAATTACCATCACCGAACGCAAGGTTAAACTAAAGAAAATGGCATCTGCTGACATCGACAAGGACAGGAGAGCAGAAATGCAGAGAGAGGCTGAAATACAGATCAAGATTGTGCACGGAAAAGGGAAAGAATTAGTGTACAAATTGAAGCTCGAAGATGTGAATTTGGTTATTGAAGCTACCAAGGAATTATATATTCAAGTCGACAATGCCTGGCTTACACCCATCTATGGCCGTGATATGGCTTTTgatttgtgtaatattttaaGAAATGAAGGAGGCTTAGATATAGTGCTTCATAATTGTTCGTCAGAAAATAATGAGCTGAAAGTCAATTCTGCCCAATTATTGGAACAAGTTTTAATTGCTGAAAACCGTGACTATGTAGCCAAAGTTGGTTTGGAACCTGTGGTGAGACTAGCATGTTCTCGCCAGGAATTACTACTGATGCAAATTGGGACAGGAATTCTAGAAAGTATGTTCAAACATAGTGAAGGAACCTGCTCAAAAGTGATAGAATTGGGTGGTTTGAAAGCTGTGTTGTACTATTGCAGACTTACTGACAATGTTGTACTCAGACACTGTGCCTCAGCCCTGGCAAATTGTGCTATGTATGGTGGGCCTATCAATCAACAACGAATGATAGAACATCATGCCCAAGATTGGCTTTTTCCGTTGGCTTTCAGTAAAGATGATAACATCAAATACTATGCTTGTCTTGCAATTGCTCTTCTTGCAGCCAATAAAGACGTGCAAAAAGCCGTCGTCAAATCAGGTACCCTAGATTTAATTGAGCCATTCATTACAAGCCATGACCCAGCAGAATTTGCCAAAAGCAATAGAGACCATGCACAGGGTCGTTCTGAAGACTGGTTGAAGAGACTGGTCCCACTGTTGTCATGTGAACGCAGAGAAGCACAGAGCCTGGCTGCTTTCCACTTTGCCATGGAAGCAGGCATAAAGAAAGAACAAGGCAAAACACAG GTATTTTATGATGTGGGTGCTATTGAACCATTACAAATACTTGCCAGTGGTAACAACAACATAGCTTCCAGACTTGCCATCCAAGCCTTGACCATCATCGGTGAACATGTACCAGAGAAGTTAGGTCATAACATAGCAAACTGGGCCATCAAACATGTCTGTATATGGCTGAAGGGAATTGGATTTGAGACGTATATTGATCAATTTAGTGATAACAAAGTGGATGGGGATCTACTACTGACGATGTCCACTGATGAGTTAACTGATGACATTGGAATGACAAATGGTATTACAAAGAGAAG GTTTCTGAGAGAGTTAGCCAGGCTCAAATGTGATGCACAGTGGACAGACTACAAAGACTTATCTAATTGGCTGAAGGACCTGGGACATGAATATAATCAGTATGTATACAATCTGGTGCATTGTGGGATAGACATGGATATGTTCTGTCTGCTCACTGAGGAACATCTAAGAGTTGATGCTAGAATTTCAAATGGAGTTCACAGAACAAAGATATTAACTCATGCCAGGCCAG CTGACTATGAAAAAGTGTTTGACAGTCCCACCAAGTCACTAAGTCGCAATGCAAGCAGTACTATGTTGGATGGCAAGAAAAATATCGATGTGTTTATCAGTTATAGAAGATCTACAGGTTCTCAACTAGCAAG tctactGAAAGTACACCTACAACTACGAGGATTTACAGTGTTCATAGACGTAGAGAAATTAGAAGCTGGTAAATTTGACAACAATTTACTTAGCAGTGTTACTAATGCCAGGAACTTTGTACTAGTACTGTCTCCTAATGCCTTGGATAGGTGTATCACTGATACAGACCAAAAAGACTGGGTTCATAGA GAGATAGTGACAGCTATTGAGACTAAATGTAACATAGTACCAGTAACCTGGGATTTCAAATGGCCTAAACCTGATGACTTACCAGAAGATATGAGACAAGTACTCTTCTTTAATGGTGTCAA GTGGATTCATGATTACCAGGAAGCCTGTGTTGATAAGCTGGAAAGATTCCTTAGAGGACAGGAAAATGTTCCACATGTTGACGGTAGCTATTTACGGGATGGCTTCCATCTCCATGGAAACAGAGGTAGTAGCAGTACCTGA